CCCATCAAGGCGCACTTTTGCTCGTGGTTCGCTTCGCCCAAATATTCAATCTGTTTGCCATCAATATGTGGCTTAATTTCCCGATCGTAATATTCCACATCAACAGTATCTACTTTTCCAGCTATCTTCAAGTGCTGGCCCGATCGTTTAGCAATTTCTATTGCCAAATGCGTTCCTTTTTCTGGCGAAATTCGACCCAAAAAAGCAAGGTAAGGGGGTTGTTCCGGCTTGGCGCGAAACTCGTAAATGCTTGTGTTAATGCCGTTGTAAACCGTACCGACATAGTTTAAATTTAGCCTGGGCTCCTGCTGAGAATTGGAAATACTAACATAATTCTGGCGGCGAGCATGGACAAAAAGCTTCTCGTTATCGGTGGTGAAAATACCGTGCAGCGTGTGGACTGTGGGCGTTTTTACCAGACTTGCGTAAGGCAATGCAGCGCAACCTATATGGGAATGAATAATGTCAAATTCCTGGGCTTTTTCGTACACCTGACTGAGGTGCAGCATTTCGTAAATGCCCGGTTCTTTCACTGTAGGATCTAAACGCAAAGCTCGTGGGTGAACTGATTCTAAGTTGGCAAGAGTAAGAGAATCACCTGAAGCAAATAAAGTAACTTCATGTCCGCATCGTACTAATTCATCGCAAAGCAAGCCAACAACCAGTTCAATGCCTCCATAAGCTAGAGGTGGCACTCTTTCCCATAATGGGGCAACCTGAGCAATCCGCATTTTAATCTCCTTTACGATCGTAAAAATCTAGCTTTTGCTAAAAGGTTTGTGCAACTAACTGCGTTTTAGTCCAGGTAAGAAAACACAAATAACACTGGTTGTCGCAAATCTGTGACGCAAAATACATCTACCTCTCTAATCGGGATAGATGGCTTTAGCTATCTACCAGCTAGCAAAAATCAAACGAGCCAAACCATAATATTTATGGCTTTGATGAGTTAAATGTTGCTATGTACAAAATAATATAGTAATAATTACCTAAGCGGTCATCTGCCAAAGGATATAGCTAGTGCCTTCGTCGGAAGTCACGCATTCAAAAGTCAAAAATCCTTAATGCTTGAAAACGCCTAGAGGCATCTAGGTTTTGTTGAGCTATGTAAAGGTTGATTTTCTTCAAATCTTTTGGGTCTTTTAGAATTATGATGCTGATGTTCATAGTGAACATTTTTGTAGGGACACGGCATAATTAAAATCTTGGCTCGCCGACATTATGTTCAGATGCCTTGTCCCTACAGCATAATTGTCTCAAAAGAACCATTTCTGCTTCAATTTGTTTGGTATCTTCCTCAAGTTCTGCAAATACCTCTTCGCCATCGATCAAGTCACCTCGGTCAGCTTGTTCAATCCCGATCGCAATTTCCTTCTTCAGTAAATAAGTAAAATTGACCTATTGTGACGGTTGCATAAATTAATGGTGAATTTACGCTATTAAAGGCCATCTTTTATAAAAATTGGATGAAGTTTAAATTATATAGAGGTAGAAAAGATAAAATTGAAGTCATTTTAAAATTTTATTGGTTAAGCTGCCTTAGGAAAATGTTTAAAAATTTGCGTCAAAGCCTAAGTATCTTAGACTACAGAAAATTGATTCCCTATTTGCTATCTTATAAGTGATATTTAGGCAGGAACTGCTAAATACTGTTTGTGTCATATATCCAGAGCCAAAATTTATGCCTAAAAAAATGACTAGAACTACTAGAAAAATTGTAAAAGAGCGGCGAGACTATAACACTTGGGTTGCCAATGAAACTATCGAAGATTATTCTCTGCGCTACGCTCCTAAATCATTTCGCAAATGGTCAGAATTTTCGGTCGCTAACACGGCTCTGGGAGGCATTTCTTTTCTGGCATTGGAAGCAATTGGCGGTTCGCTAATCATTAATTATGGTTTTACAAATTCATTCTGGGCAATTATAGCTGTCAGTGCAATTATTTTTTTGACAGGCTTACCGATCGCTTACTACGCGGCCAAGTACAATATAGATATTGACCTATTAACCAGAGGTGCGGGGTTTGGCTATATCGGCTCGACTATTACCTCCTTAATTTATGCGTCATTCACATTTATTTTTTTTGCCCTAGAAGCCGCAATTATGGCTCAGGCGTTGCAACTCTATTTTAATTTGCCTTTGGCAATTGGCTATATACTTTGCTCTTTATTAATTATACCTTTAGTTTTTTATGGCGTGACGCTAATCAACAAGTTGCAGCTATGGACGCAACCCATCTGGCTAAGCTTAATGATTTTGCCGTATATTTTTGTTCTCCATAAAGAACCAAATGCGATTAACAATTGGCTGAACTTTGCGGGAAATTCGCCGAGTGGTGCTGGTTTTGACCCGTTGTTATTTGGCGCAGCCGCAACGGTATCGTTTTCTTTAATTGCTCAAATCGGGGAACAGGTGGACTACCTGCGATTTTTGCCCGATCGCAAAAAGGAGAACCGCTTCCGGTGGTGGTTAGCCGTGGTTTTAGCTGGGCCAGGTTGGATTATTTTAGGAGGTGCAAAGCAGTTAGGGGGAGCTTTTCTAGCTTCTTTGGCAATTAATCGCGGCGTGGAGTTGTCCCTTGCGAAGGAACCCATCTATATGTATATGGCGGGATTTGCGGATATGTTCTCCCGTCCTGACGTAGTTTTATCGGTTGCTACCTTGTTTGTAGTCATTTCCCAAATCAAAATAAACGTTACCAACGCCTATGCAGGATCTCTCGCTTGGTCAAACTTTTTCTCGCGACTGACTCACACTCATCCGGGAAGGGTGGTTTGGTTGGTATTCAATGTTGCGATCGCGTTACTCTTGATGGAATTGGGAGTATTTCACACCTTAGAAGCCATCTTGGGATTGTACTCTAATGTTGCGATCGCCTGGGTAGGCGCTGTAGTCGCCGATCTGGTTATCAATAAACCTTTAGGATTGAGTCCCTCCTATATCGAATTCAAACGAGCTTATCTGTACAACTTTAATCCCGTCGGATTTGGCTCAATGGTTGTCGCTTCAGCCGTAGCGATCGCCGCTTTTGTCGGCATTTTTGGCATTTACGCCCAAGCCTATTCCCCCTTCATCGCCTTGGTTTTGGCTTTTGTTCTCTCTCCTGCGATCGCCTTCATCACCAAAGGAAAATACTATATCGCCAGGAAAAACCTTCATACCCACAATTTGACTTCTGATTCCCTTTTAACTTGCTGTATTTGCGATCGCGATTATGCCCCAGCAGATACCGCTTACTGCCCGGTATATGATGGATCGATTTGTTCGTTATGTTGCAGTTTAGATGCTCAGTGTCACGATAGCTGTAAGACCTCCAACGAAAATTTTGCCAGTTTAAGAACAACCATATCATGGGTAATTTGGGGCGACAAAATTTCCCCTAAAAACGGTATCAGAGTTATTAAATTTATCGAAATATTTTCATTAATCTCTGGATTGTTTGCCTTGATTTTTACATTAGTCTACTATCTAGGAGTATGGCGATCGCCAGAAATATCACCCTTATTTCATTATCTATTTATCGAAGTATTTATAGCTTTATATGTTCCGTTAATATTATTAACCGGAATAGGCACTTGGTGGTTAGTTTTAAGCGAAGAAAGTCGCGAGTTAGCCGAAGATGAACTCGACAAACAAAATCAACTACTTCAACAAGAAATTGCCGAACGCCAACAAATCGAAGCAGCCTTGCAAAAACTTACACACGAGCTAGAAATTCGGGTAGAACAACGGACTGCAGAATTATCCGAAGCGCTGAGAAGTTTAAAACAAACTCAGACACAACTTGTTCAAACCGAAAAAATGTCTAGCCTGGGACAACTGGTAGCGGGAGTAGCTCACGAAATTAATAATCCCGTCAATTTTATACATGGCAATTTAGAATACGCCAATAGTTATGTTAAAGATTTACTGAAGCTGATTGAAATATGTCAAATAGAGATGCCAACATTAACGCCAAAAATACAGCAGCAAATAGAAGAAATGGAACTTGAATTTCTTCAAGAAGATTTACCTAAATTACT
This DNA window, taken from Argonema galeatum A003/A1, encodes the following:
- a CDS encoding glycosyltransferase family 4 protein; translation: MRIAQVAPLWERVPPLAYGGIELVVGLLCDELVRCGHEVTLFASGDSLTLANLESVHPRALRLDPTVKEPGIYEMLHLSQVYEKAQEFDIIHSHIGCAALPYASLVKTPTVHTLHGIFTTDNEKLFVHARRQNYVSISNSQQEPRLNLNYVGTVYNGINTSIYEFRAKPEQPPYLAFLGRISPEKGTHLAIEIAKRSGQHLKIAGKVDTVDVEYYDREIKPHIDGKQIEYLGEANHEQKCALMGGAIATLFPITWREPFGLVMIESMAVGTPVIAMPLGSVPEVIADGKTGFLCNSVEEAVAAIDKVAKIDRHACRDHVLKNFSMERMTEGYLEVYQKIIDRRFAQNGHIHSPSSFVALS
- a CDS encoding ATP-binding protein encodes the protein MTRTTRKIVKERRDYNTWVANETIEDYSLRYAPKSFRKWSEFSVANTALGGISFLALEAIGGSLIINYGFTNSFWAIIAVSAIIFLTGLPIAYYAAKYNIDIDLLTRGAGFGYIGSTITSLIYASFTFIFFALEAAIMAQALQLYFNLPLAIGYILCSLLIIPLVFYGVTLINKLQLWTQPIWLSLMILPYIFVLHKEPNAINNWLNFAGNSPSGAGFDPLLFGAAATVSFSLIAQIGEQVDYLRFLPDRKKENRFRWWLAVVLAGPGWIILGGAKQLGGAFLASLAINRGVELSLAKEPIYMYMAGFADMFSRPDVVLSVATLFVVISQIKINVTNAYAGSLAWSNFFSRLTHTHPGRVVWLVFNVAIALLLMELGVFHTLEAILGLYSNVAIAWVGAVVADLVINKPLGLSPSYIEFKRAYLYNFNPVGFGSMVVASAVAIAAFVGIFGIYAQAYSPFIALVLAFVLSPAIAFITKGKYYIARKNLHTHNLTSDSLLTCCICDRDYAPADTAYCPVYDGSICSLCCSLDAQCHDSCKTSNENFASLRTTISWVIWGDKISPKNGIRVIKFIEIFSLISGLFALIFTLVYYLGVWRSPEISPLFHYLFIEVFIALYVPLILLTGIGTWWLVLSEESRELAEDELDKQNQLLQQEIAERQQIEAALQKLTHELEIRVEQRTAELSEALRSLKQTQTQLVQTEKMSSLGQLVAGVAHEINNPVNFIHGNLEYANSYVKDLLKLIEICQIEMPTLTPKIQQQIEEMELEFLQEDLPKLLSSMRVGTERIQAIVLSLRNFSRLDQAEEKAVDIHAGIDSTLMILGHRLKARPDHPAIEVIKEYGNLPLVECYAGQINQVFMNILVNAIDALEEKNFGRDFANIQANPNQIIIRTIVLEGGEYIKICIRDNGPGISSEVKQKLFDYQFTTKPIGKGTGLGLSISYQIVVEKHGGTLSCASDLGKGTEFVIIIPIYQSSKSSSSSNIKQICLQS